In Deinococcus maricopensis DSM 21211, one genomic interval encodes:
- a CDS encoding NUDIX hydrolase produces the protein MNARGEQWIPRRTLHKRRFPGCLDVSVGGHVMSGESYVAAFSPFEQTLSAFMRVYEVRCDEAPAFNPEDFTEGTWLTPQALVARIDAGDPAKGDLRELTRLLYLNG, from the coding sequence GTGAACGCGCGCGGTGAACAGTGGATTCCTCGCCGCACCCTGCACAAACGCCGCTTTCCGGGGTGCCTGGACGTGAGCGTCGGCGGGCACGTCATGAGCGGCGAGTCGTACGTGGCGGCGTTCTCGCCGTTCGAGCAGACGCTCAGCGCGTTCATGCGGGTGTACGAGGTCCGCTGCGACGAGGCACCGGCCTTCAACCCCGAGGACTTCACGGAGGGGACCTGGCTGACGCCGCAGGCCCTGGTGGCGCGCATTGATGCAGGCGACCCGGCCAAGGGGGACTTGCGGGAGCTCACGCGCCTGCTGTACCTGAACGGCTGA
- the rplT gene encoding 50S ribosomal protein L20 — protein sequence MPRVKTGIVRRRRHKKVLKRAKGFWGSRSKQYKNAFQTLLNAATYEYRDRRNKKRDFRRLWIQRINAGARLHGMNYSTFISGLKKAGVGLDRKILADLAAREPETFATLVETAKGAHAA from the coding sequence ATGCCGCGCGTCAAAACCGGGATTGTTCGTCGTCGCCGTCACAAGAAAGTCCTCAAGCGCGCCAAGGGCTTCTGGGGCTCACGCAGCAAGCAGTACAAGAACGCCTTCCAGACGCTGCTCAACGCCGCCACGTACGAGTACCGTGACCGTCGCAACAAGAAGCGTGACTTCCGTCGCCTGTGGATCCAGCGTATCAACGCCGGCGCCCGCCTGCACGGCATGAACTACAGCACCTTCATCAGCGGCCTCAAGAAGGCCGGCGTGGGCCTGGACCGCAAGATCCTCGCGGACCTCGCCGCGCGCGAACCCGAAACGTTCGCCACCCTCGTGGAAACCGCCAAAGGCGCCCACGCGGCCTAA
- a CDS encoding potassium channel family protein has protein sequence MKVKQCLVIGLGRFGTAVATTLYEIGHEVVAVDVEEEHVEGVMNLVTHAAILDATDERALRSIGVSDFDVVIIAIGTDIQSSILATLNAKSLGAPYVVCKAIDDTARRVLEKLGADLVIRPEHDMGVRLARQIATPNLVDTLDLGSNYAIVEIEANERLRGTLRDLNLTNRFGVQVIALNRAGNIEITPRAEHDVLPHDKIAVIGNTHGIDELRRYLGD, from the coding sequence GTGAAAGTCAAACAATGCCTCGTGATCGGCCTGGGCCGCTTCGGCACCGCCGTCGCCACCACCCTCTACGAAATCGGCCATGAAGTCGTCGCCGTGGACGTCGAGGAAGAACACGTCGAGGGCGTCATGAACCTCGTGACGCACGCCGCCATCCTCGACGCCACCGACGAGCGCGCACTGCGCTCCATCGGCGTGTCCGACTTCGACGTGGTCATCATCGCCATCGGCACGGACATCCAGTCGAGCATCCTCGCCACGCTGAACGCCAAGAGCCTCGGCGCGCCGTACGTGGTGTGCAAAGCCATCGACGACACCGCCCGCCGCGTCCTGGAGAAGCTCGGCGCGGACCTCGTCATCCGCCCCGAGCACGACATGGGCGTGCGCCTCGCGCGGCAGATCGCCACGCCGAACCTCGTGGACACCCTCGACCTCGGCAGCAACTACGCCATCGTGGAGATCGAGGCGAACGAGCGCCTGCGCGGCACCCTGCGCGACCTGAACCTCACCAACCGCTTCGGCGTGCAGGTCATCGCCCTAAACCGCGCCGGCAACATCGAAATCACCCCGCGCGCCGAACACGACGTCCTCCCGCACGACAAGATCGCCGTCATCGGCAACACGCACGGCATCGACGAACTGCGCCGCTACCTCGGCGACTGA
- a CDS encoding 2-phosphoglycerate kinase: MAPREIYVNQGGHRWPFSKGLVVESVVTAGGTPEAAAAVARAVEQHLLDVNLRDVTTRQLKEAMVSQAGALLGDALSDRLRAQTAAFEDIIVEGEAGTLPFSRGILARSLEDTGLAPREAYSVASRIDQHLRERGITHFAASDIDDLIERALSERYGEHLRLTYRFLRQNRGRLGVLETGGSTPVPFSKGILTQSLLAAGVAPDYARKVARAAQARLRGTEDRLVTRAHVSDVTEELLRQEIGPQVADRYRLLRVVRRPPKPLAILLGGVSGTGKSFLAAELAYRLGITRIISTDSVREVMRAMVSPALVPTLHMSSFDAWEALLDPAEPHPAHPSKAQLLAGFREQAQQVSVGVGAVVRRSLEENASLVLEGVHLAPGYLRASDFEGAIVIPMLVTVPDEAEHRRHFQARDRETTQTRPMSRYLRYFREIRQMQTYLTDLAGHVGVPTLNGLSLDEAADQAMEVIMSRVVTALPPEQRAAFTNV; this comes from the coding sequence GTGGCCCCACGCGAGATTTACGTCAACCAGGGCGGGCACCGCTGGCCGTTCAGCAAGGGCCTGGTGGTGGAAAGTGTCGTTACGGCCGGCGGCACGCCCGAAGCGGCGGCGGCCGTCGCACGCGCCGTCGAGCAGCACCTGCTCGACGTGAACCTGCGGGACGTCACGACGCGGCAACTCAAGGAGGCGATGGTGTCGCAGGCGGGCGCGCTGCTCGGCGACGCCCTCTCGGACCGGTTGCGTGCCCAGACGGCCGCGTTCGAGGACATCATCGTGGAGGGCGAGGCAGGCACCCTGCCGTTCTCGCGCGGCATCCTCGCGCGCAGCCTGGAAGACACCGGCCTGGCACCGCGTGAGGCGTACAGCGTCGCGAGCCGCATCGACCAGCACCTGCGGGAGCGGGGCATCACCCATTTCGCCGCGAGTGACATCGACGACCTGATCGAACGGGCGCTCAGCGAGCGGTACGGGGAGCACCTGCGCCTCACCTACCGGTTCCTGCGACAGAACCGCGGGCGGCTCGGCGTGCTGGAAACGGGCGGCAGCACGCCCGTACCATTCAGCAAAGGCATCCTGACGCAGTCGCTGCTCGCGGCGGGCGTCGCGCCGGACTACGCCCGCAAGGTCGCGCGGGCCGCGCAAGCGAGATTGCGCGGCACCGAGGACCGCCTCGTGACGCGCGCCCATGTGAGCGACGTCACCGAGGAGCTGCTGCGGCAGGAAATCGGCCCGCAAGTCGCAGACCGGTACCGGCTGCTGCGCGTCGTGCGCCGCCCGCCCAAACCCCTGGCGATCCTGCTGGGCGGCGTGAGCGGCACCGGCAAGAGCTTCCTCGCGGCGGAACTGGCGTACCGACTGGGCATCACGCGCATCATCAGCACCGACTCGGTGCGCGAGGTGATGCGCGCCATGGTGAGCCCCGCACTGGTCCCGACACTGCACATGAGCAGCTTCGACGCGTGGGAGGCGCTCCTCGACCCCGCCGAGCCGCACCCGGCGCACCCCAGCAAGGCGCAGCTGCTGGCGGGGTTCCGGGAGCAGGCGCAACAGGTGTCGGTGGGCGTGGGCGCCGTCGTGCGCCGCAGCCTGGAAGAGAACGCCAGCCTGGTGCTGGAAGGCGTGCACCTCGCGCCGGGGTACCTGCGCGCCAGCGACTTCGAGGGCGCCATCGTGATTCCCATGCTGGTGACCGTGCCGGACGAGGCCGAGCACCGACGGCACTTCCAGGCGCGGGACCGGGAGACGACGCAGACGCGCCCGATGAGCCGGTACCTGCGGTACTTCCGGGAGATCCGGCAGATGCAGACGTACCTCACGGACCTCGCCGGGCACGTGGGCGTCCCCACCCTGAACGGCCTGTCGCTCGACGAGGCGGCGGACCAGGCGATGGAAGTCATCATGAGCCGCGTCGTGACAGCCCTCCCGCCCGAGCAGCGCGCGGCCTTCACGAACGTCTGA
- a CDS encoding TetR/AcrR family transcriptional regulator encodes MDSTSQRERQKERRRARIYTVAIELFKSGGFQATTATDIAKASNVSRGTFFNYYPYKEAVLLDYGAEIMERLRDHAEARLAQNAPSLTVLQEVWDQLAQETAQERDLIPPLAYELLNPDPERARTAYQALPLSKVIELILRPMQQGGQLRADLSLQRMCNLIADTYLMVALRWSAYGAEPTVQSLQDDMRRTLSFLLEGVLRR; translated from the coding sequence ATGGACTCCACGTCGCAGCGCGAACGTCAGAAGGAGCGGCGCCGCGCCCGCATCTATACCGTCGCCATCGAGCTGTTCAAGAGTGGTGGCTTTCAGGCCACCACCGCCACCGATATCGCCAAGGCCAGCAACGTCTCGCGCGGGACCTTCTTCAACTACTACCCGTACAAGGAAGCGGTGCTGCTCGACTACGGCGCCGAAATCATGGAGCGCCTCCGCGATCATGCCGAGGCGCGGCTCGCGCAGAACGCGCCCTCGCTGACGGTCCTGCAGGAAGTGTGGGACCAGCTGGCGCAGGAAACCGCGCAGGAACGCGACCTGATTCCGCCGCTCGCGTACGAACTGCTCAACCCGGACCCGGAGCGCGCGCGCACCGCGTACCAGGCGCTGCCACTCAGCAAGGTCATCGAGCTGATCCTGCGGCCCATGCAGCAGGGCGGGCAGCTGCGCGCGGACCTGAGCCTGCAACGCATGTGCAACCTGATCGCGGACACATACCTGATGGTGGCGCTGCGCTGGAGTGCATACGGCGCGGAACCGACCGTGCAGAGCCTGCAGGACGACATGCGGCGCACGCTGAGCTTCCTGCTCGAAGGCGTGCTGCGCCGCTGA
- the tatA gene encoding twin-arginine translocase TatA/TatE family subunit → MPNLGFPEILLILVIALLVFGPKKLPELGKSLGQGVRSFRQGTQGLKDELDASFKDTAAPNATTVVTAAPAAEASETRA, encoded by the coding sequence ATGCCCAACCTCGGTTTTCCGGAAATTCTGCTGATCCTGGTGATCGCCCTGTTGGTGTTCGGCCCGAAGAAACTCCCGGAGCTCGGCAAGAGCCTCGGGCAGGGCGTCCGCTCGTTCCGTCAGGGCACGCAGGGCCTCAAGGACGAACTCGACGCCAGCTTCAAGGACACCGCTGCGCCGAACGCCACCACGGTCGTGACGGCTGCGCCCGCGGCGGAAGCGAGCGAAACGCGCGCGTGA
- the rpmI gene encoding 50S ribosomal protein L35, which translates to MPKQKTKKSATRRIKITATGKVMAFKSGKRHQNTGKSGDEIRGKGQGFVLAKSEWARMKAMLPKGK; encoded by the coding sequence ATGCCGAAGCAGAAGACCAAAAAGAGCGCCACGCGCCGCATCAAGATCACGGCGACCGGCAAAGTGATGGCGTTCAAGAGTGGCAAACGCCACCAGAACACGGGCAAGTCCGGTGACGAAATCCGCGGCAAAGGCCAGGGCTTCGTTCTCGCCAAGAGTGAATGGGCACGCATGAAGGCCATGCTGCCGAAGGGGAAGTAA
- a CDS encoding methyltransferase domain-containing protein, with translation MAARLARGARPRRPHADDDGTGAEERPARGREPVGKRSERPKRLSHLKARQYEVEVLRGLESYAAAELSTVPDVRDVRGLRFWFGGETARLTRLRSAVAVYQVRRFDVPRPKALLGHQQLVQLAEYLAGVAREGGHASFRFSAAGRDSEVFTRLAAELSTLLALPYDANEGELLVRFVRAEDADAWDVLARVTPRPLSARPWRACNRAGGLNATIAHAMLRVGGLSERDRIFNPMCGSGTLLIERAGMMPAEALVGVDIDEEAVDCARENIRAARRDIEVAHVDALATGLPARSFDLILVDLPWGDAIGSHTSNETLYPAFLAEMHRLTSKHGRMVVLTHELRLFERTLADQDRWRGREAFQAYSGGHHPRAYLLSRA, from the coding sequence GTGGCGGCGCGTCTGGCACGCGGCGCGCGCCCGCGACGCCCTCACGCCGACGATGACGGCACGGGCGCCGAAGAGCGGCCCGCGCGTGGCCGTGAGCCCGTCGGGAAGCGCAGTGAGCGCCCCAAGCGCCTGTCGCACCTGAAGGCCCGGCAGTACGAGGTGGAGGTGCTGCGCGGCCTGGAGTCGTACGCGGCGGCGGAACTATCGACCGTTCCGGATGTCCGGGACGTGCGCGGCCTGCGCTTCTGGTTTGGCGGGGAAACGGCGCGTCTCACGCGTCTGCGCAGCGCCGTGGCGGTGTATCAGGTGCGGCGCTTCGACGTGCCGCGCCCCAAGGCGCTGCTGGGGCATCAGCAGCTGGTGCAGCTCGCGGAGTACCTCGCGGGCGTGGCGCGCGAGGGGGGCCACGCGAGCTTCCGCTTCAGTGCGGCGGGCCGCGACAGTGAGGTGTTCACGCGCCTCGCTGCGGAACTCAGCACGCTGCTGGCCCTCCCGTACGACGCGAATGAAGGGGAGCTGCTGGTGCGGTTCGTCCGCGCCGAGGACGCCGACGCGTGGGACGTGCTGGCGCGCGTGACGCCCCGCCCGCTGAGCGCCCGGCCGTGGCGCGCGTGCAACCGCGCGGGCGGCCTGAACGCGACCATCGCCCACGCGATGCTGCGCGTGGGCGGCCTGAGTGAACGCGACCGGATCTTCAACCCGATGTGCGGCTCGGGCACGCTGCTGATCGAACGCGCCGGCATGATGCCCGCCGAGGCGCTCGTCGGCGTGGACATCGACGAGGAGGCGGTGGACTGCGCGCGCGAGAACATCCGCGCGGCGCGCCGCGACATCGAGGTGGCGCACGTGGACGCTCTCGCGACGGGCCTGCCGGCGCGCAGCTTCGACCTGATCCTCGTGGACCTGCCGTGGGGTGACGCGATCGGGTCGCACACCAGCAACGAGACGCTGTACCCGGCGTTCCTGGCGGAAATGCACCGCCTGACCAGCAAGCACGGCCGCATGGTGGTACTCACGCACGAGCTGCGGCTGTTTGAGCGGACGCTCGCGGATCAGGACCGCTGGCGGGGCCGCGAGGCGTTCCAGGCGTACAGCGGCGGGCACCACCCGCGCGCGTACCTGCTGTCCCGCGCCTGA
- a CDS encoding RNA polymerase sigma factor: protein MTPTDEQLIAAIAARDEDALLELHRRYARYVYAMARRMLGPNGEHEEAVQDVFMSIWRAAERFDARLASAKTWLVTIAQRRMLQTLRDRSPETYAIEDWDAPSAQPDLEDRVMLDGAVQTLDAESQQLIDLAFYRGYSHSEVAALTGKPLGTVKTRIRQALTALRSQLERGRGGEVK from the coding sequence ATGACGCCCACGGACGAGCAGCTGATCGCCGCCATCGCAGCGCGCGACGAGGACGCGCTGCTGGAACTGCACCGAAGGTACGCCCGGTATGTCTACGCCATGGCCCGCCGCATGCTCGGCCCGAACGGTGAGCACGAAGAAGCCGTTCAGGACGTTTTCATGAGCATCTGGCGGGCCGCGGAACGGTTCGACGCACGCCTCGCGAGCGCTAAGACGTGGCTCGTGACCATCGCGCAGCGCCGCATGTTGCAGACGCTGCGCGACCGCAGCCCCGAGACGTACGCCATTGAGGACTGGGACGCGCCGTCCGCGCAACCGGACCTGGAAGACCGGGTGATGCTGGACGGCGCCGTTCAGACCCTCGATGCGGAAAGCCAGCAGTTGATTGACCTGGCGTTCTACCGCGGGTACTCGCACAGTGAAGTGGCGGCCCTGACCGGCAAGCCGCTCGGGACGGTGAAGACGCGTATCCGGCAGGCGCTCACCGCACTCCGCTCGCAGTTGGAGCGTGGCCGGGGAGGTGAAGTGAAGTGA
- a CDS encoding anti-sigma factor domain-containing protein — protein sequence MDRDTLDLYVLGALDDAETARVEAYLLAHPDVLREVRAEREALAQAALVQAAPVPAGAEERLLARLRAQPGVTTPDPIRPPATVPAARPAAPRARAPRRSAPWGAVLLAVAAVGVGIVVLPGVRDWSAAQTYASARRTPGAQSEVLLGASGTRVGELTRMPDGRILVLMDRAPTQDHSYQAWRIEGTQVTSLGVFDGRLFATDDRVQGRATFGLTVEPRGGRPTPTLPPLSTTTLS from the coding sequence GTGGACCGCGATACTCTGGATTTATACGTACTGGGCGCCCTGGATGACGCCGAAACGGCGCGCGTGGAAGCGTACCTGCTGGCGCACCCGGACGTGCTGCGTGAGGTGCGCGCGGAGCGTGAGGCGCTCGCGCAGGCGGCGCTCGTGCAGGCCGCGCCCGTCCCGGCAGGGGCGGAGGAGCGGCTGCTCGCCCGGTTGCGGGCGCAGCCGGGCGTGACAACGCCCGACCCGATCAGGCCGCCGGCCACGGTGCCGGCGGCCCGACCCGCCGCCCCGAGGGCGCGTGCGCCGCGGCGCAGTGCCCCGTGGGGTGCGGTGCTGCTCGCCGTGGCGGCGGTGGGGGTCGGCATTGTGGTGCTGCCGGGCGTCCGCGACTGGAGCGCGGCGCAGACGTACGCTTCGGCGCGGCGCACGCCCGGCGCGCAGAGCGAGGTGCTGCTCGGCGCGAGCGGGACGCGCGTCGGGGAGCTGACGCGCATGCCGGACGGGCGCATTCTGGTGCTGATGGACCGCGCGCCCACCCAGGACCACTCGTACCAGGCGTGGCGTATCGAAGGCACGCAGGTGACGTCGCTCGGGGTATTCGACGGTCGGCTGTTCGCCACGGACGACCGTGTGCAGGGCCGGGCGACGTTCGGCCTGACGGTCGAGCCGCGCGGCGGTCGGCCCACCCCGACCCTGCCGCCACTCAGCACCACCACCCTGTCCTGA
- the moaA gene encoding GTP 3',8-cyclase MoaA, giving the protein MALLDRLGRPLRDLRISVTDRCNLRCTYCMPREVFGADYAFLPRAELLTFEEIERLARVFVEAGVRKLRVTGGEPLLRRDLPDLLERLVRLPGVEDVALTTNGVLLPRLAGALYQAGLRRVTVSLDALDPVVFGQMNGMGTAPEAVLAGIEAAAAAGLRVKVNTVVQRGVNDDQLEALWAHFRGRHVLRFIEFMDVGNHNGWDLSQVVPSAEVLTRLGGTFTPVAPTHRGEVASRYADAEGRELGLISSVTGAFCGSCSRVRLSAVGVVYTCLFASGGVDLRGPLRAGEDDAALLERVVSVWSARTDRYSEERAAGGERTGKVEMSHIGG; this is encoded by the coding sequence ATGGCCCTTCTGGATCGGCTCGGACGTCCCCTGCGGGATCTGCGCATCAGCGTGACGGACCGCTGCAACCTGCGGTGCACGTACTGCATGCCGCGGGAAGTGTTCGGCGCGGATTACGCCTTCCTTCCGCGCGCGGAGCTGCTGACCTTCGAGGAGATCGAGCGGCTGGCGCGTGTGTTTGTGGAGGCTGGCGTGCGAAAGTTGCGCGTCACCGGCGGGGAGCCCCTGCTGCGCCGGGACCTGCCGGACCTGCTGGAGCGGCTGGTCCGCCTGCCGGGCGTGGAGGACGTGGCCTTGACGACGAACGGGGTGCTGCTGCCGCGGCTGGCGGGGGCCTTGTACCAGGCGGGGTTGCGGCGCGTGACGGTCAGCCTGGACGCCCTGGACCCCGTGGTCTTCGGGCAGATGAACGGTATGGGCACCGCGCCGGAAGCGGTGCTGGCGGGCATCGAGGCGGCGGCGGCGGCCGGGTTGCGCGTGAAGGTGAACACGGTGGTGCAGCGCGGCGTGAACGACGATCAGCTGGAGGCGTTGTGGGCGCACTTCCGGGGGCGGCACGTGCTGCGCTTCATCGAGTTCATGGATGTCGGGAACCACAACGGCTGGGATCTGTCGCAGGTGGTGCCGTCAGCAGAAGTGCTGACGCGGCTGGGGGGTACGTTCACGCCGGTGGCGCCCACGCACCGCGGGGAGGTGGCGTCGCGGTACGCGGACGCGGAAGGCCGGGAGCTGGGCCTGATTTCAAGTGTGACGGGGGCGTTCTGTGGGTCGTGTTCGCGGGTACGCCTGTCGGCGGTGGGGGTGGTGTACACCTGCCTGTTCGCGTCGGGTGGAGTGGATCTGCGGGGACCGCTGCGGGCCGGCGAGGACGACGCGGCCTTGTTGGAGCGCGTCGTGAGCGTGTGGTCGGCGCGCACCGACCGGTATTCGGAGGAGCGCGCCGCGGGCGGCGAACGGACGGGTAAAGTGGAGATGTCGCACATCGGGGGGTGA
- a CDS encoding GntR family transcriptional regulator, which translates to MAKYPLIKTTLKDRLLGGHYPEGLPLPSEPQLAREFEVSRMTARRAIDELEREGYVYRVQGAGTFPTGKRFRQGMFRVRPFKEWARHPDHRTTVLRAMEIQATPEIGIVLQVQPGDPVAFVHRLRTAGDEPLVIEKRYINTQLAPDLLGHNLAAESIHEVMVSMGVVLTRVEQTLEAVNLRQEEADLLRVPVGTASFLLRRTTYSGTKRVSYVNYWVRGDRYAFQDSFEP; encoded by the coding sequence ATGGCCAAGTACCCGCTGATCAAAACGACCCTCAAAGACCGCCTGCTGGGCGGCCACTACCCGGAGGGTCTGCCGCTGCCCAGCGAGCCGCAGCTCGCCCGCGAATTCGAGGTGTCCCGCATGACCGCGCGGCGCGCCATCGACGAACTGGAACGCGAAGGGTACGTGTACCGCGTGCAGGGCGCCGGCACCTTCCCGACCGGCAAACGCTTCCGCCAGGGCATGTTCCGCGTGCGCCCCTTCAAGGAGTGGGCGCGCCACCCGGACCACCGCACCACCGTCCTGCGCGCCATGGAAATTCAGGCGACGCCGGAAATCGGCATTGTCCTGCAGGTGCAGCCGGGCGACCCGGTAGCGTTCGTGCACCGCCTGCGCACCGCCGGGGACGAGCCGCTGGTAATCGAGAAGCGGTACATCAACACGCAGCTCGCGCCGGATCTGCTGGGGCATAACCTCGCGGCCGAAAGCATTCACGAGGTCATGGTCAGCATGGGCGTGGTCCTCACGCGCGTGGAGCAGACGCTGGAAGCCGTGAACCTCCGCCAGGAGGAAGCGGACCTGCTGCGCGTGCCGGTGGGCACCGCGTCGTTCCTGCTGCGCCGCACGACGTACAGCGGCACGAAGCGCGTGTCGTACGTGAACTACTGGGTGCGTGGCGACCGGTACGCCTTCCAGGACAGCTTCGAGCCCTGA
- a CDS encoding TrkH family potassium uptake protein: MARRPPLRLTAPQLVAATFALGILIGALLLSLPFAHTPGHALTPLQAAFMATSALSVTGLAVVDPGTSLSPFGQVVLLLLVQIGGLGIITFGTLLALLAGRRLYFTDRVRLAQHFSALDVGGVLPLIRRILLTTLAIELLGTLLLWARFAPEQGAGRGLYSAAFHAINAFNNAGFALYPDNLARYATDPFVTLVLSALIILGGLGFLVQLSVVAHLRNPREHRLGVHVKIALSVTAALLLVGIAGFALTEWTNPRTLGPLSPLGKLTASVFQGVTPRTSGLHTLPYDAMRPATLLLTTLLMFIGANPGSTGGGIKTTTFYVVLRGVWNYARGRGEPVTHHRRLDRDLITRAMTIALLGIGVLHAALLLLLLTNPSVPPMNALFETVSALSTAGLSMNTTPHLNAAGHLLLIVLMYLGRVGPLMLATSLSARASRDTVRYPPERDILLG; this comes from the coding sequence ATGGCCCGACGTCCCCCCCTGCGCCTCACCGCCCCGCAACTGGTCGCCGCGACGTTCGCGCTGGGCATCCTCATCGGCGCGCTGCTACTCAGCCTGCCGTTCGCGCACACGCCCGGCCACGCCCTCACGCCCCTGCAGGCCGCGTTCATGGCGACCAGCGCCCTGTCCGTCACGGGCCTCGCCGTGGTCGACCCCGGCACCAGCCTCAGCCCCTTCGGGCAGGTCGTGCTGCTGCTGCTCGTGCAGATCGGCGGGCTCGGCATCATCACGTTCGGCACGCTGCTGGCCCTGCTCGCCGGACGCCGCCTGTACTTCACGGACCGCGTGCGCCTCGCGCAGCACTTCAGCGCCCTGGACGTCGGCGGGGTCCTGCCGCTCATCCGGCGCATCCTGCTCACGACCCTCGCCATCGAGCTGCTCGGCACGCTGCTGCTGTGGGCGCGCTTCGCGCCCGAACAGGGTGCCGGGCGCGGCCTGTACAGCGCCGCCTTCCACGCCATCAACGCCTTCAACAACGCCGGGTTCGCGCTGTACCCCGATAACCTCGCGCGGTACGCCACTGACCCGTTCGTCACGCTGGTGCTCAGCGCCTTGATCATCCTCGGCGGCCTCGGCTTCCTGGTGCAGCTGAGCGTCGTCGCGCACTTGCGCAACCCACGCGAGCACCGCCTCGGCGTGCACGTCAAGATCGCCCTGAGCGTCACCGCCGCCCTGCTGCTCGTCGGCATCGCCGGGTTCGCCCTCACCGAGTGGACCAACCCGCGCACGCTCGGTCCCCTCAGCCCCCTCGGGAAGCTCACCGCCAGCGTCTTCCAGGGCGTCACGCCGCGCACGTCCGGTCTGCACACCCTGCCGTACGACGCGATGCGGCCCGCCACGCTGCTCCTCACCACCCTGCTGATGTTCATCGGCGCGAACCCCGGCTCGACCGGCGGCGGCATCAAGACCACCACCTTCTACGTCGTCCTGAGGGGTGTGTGGAATTACGCGCGGGGGCGCGGCGAGCCGGTCACGCATCACCGCCGCCTCGACCGTGACCTCATCACGCGCGCCATGACCATCGCCCTGCTCGGCATCGGCGTGCTGCACGCCGCGCTGCTCCTGCTGCTGCTCACGAACCCCTCCGTGCCGCCCATGAACGCCCTGTTCGAAACGGTCAGCGCCCTCAGCACCGCCGGGCTCAGCATGAACACCACCCCGCACCTGAACGCCGCTGGGCACCTGCTGCTCATCGTCCTGATGTACCTCGGGCGCGTCGGCCCGCTCATGCTCGCCACGTCCCTGAGCGCCCGCGCGTCCCGCGATACCGTCCGCTACCCGCCCGAACGGGACATCCTGCTCGGGTAA
- the ppgK gene encoding polyphosphate--glucose phosphotransferase — MTDPQQILGIDIGGSGIKGAPVDVTTGQLLAERHRIPTPEGADPDDVARVITEIQRHFGWDGPVGCTFPGVVRRGTTLTAANVSKDWVGLDAAKLLADATGTPVQVLNDADAAGLAEARFGAGKDVTGVVILLTFGTGIGSAVIQHGTLLPNTEFGHMEFNGHEAEAWASDRARERDELGWKAWAKRAGAFMGYLEMLFSPDLFIVGGGVSKKADKWQDHLDLRTPVQPATLKNAAGIVGAALHAHEHTR; from the coding sequence ATGACGGACCCTCAGCAGATCCTGGGTATCGACATCGGCGGGAGCGGCATCAAGGGCGCGCCCGTGGACGTCACCACCGGGCAGCTCCTCGCGGAGCGCCACCGCATCCCCACCCCCGAAGGTGCCGACCCCGACGACGTCGCGCGCGTCATCACCGAAATTCAGCGGCACTTCGGGTGGGACGGCCCGGTCGGCTGCACCTTCCCGGGCGTCGTTCGCCGCGGCACGACCCTCACCGCCGCGAACGTCAGCAAGGACTGGGTGGGTCTCGACGCCGCGAAACTCCTCGCGGACGCGACCGGCACGCCCGTGCAGGTCCTGAACGACGCGGACGCCGCCGGCCTCGCCGAAGCGCGCTTCGGCGCCGGCAAGGACGTGACCGGCGTGGTGATCCTGCTGACCTTCGGCACCGGCATCGGCAGCGCCGTCATCCAGCACGGCACCCTGCTGCCCAACACGGAATTCGGGCACATGGAGTTCAATGGGCACGAGGCCGAAGCGTGGGCGTCGGACCGCGCGCGCGAACGAGACGAACTCGGCTGGAAGGCCTGGGCGAAACGCGCCGGGGCGTTCATGGGCTATCTGGAGATGCTGTTTAGCCCTGACCTGTTCATCGTGGGCGGCGGGGTCAGCAAGAAGGCCGACAAGTGGCAGGACCACCTGGACCTGCGCACGCCCGTCCAGCCCGCCACGCTCAAGAATGCGGCGGGCATCGTCGGCGCAGCCCTGCACGCGCACGAGCACACCCGCTGA